In Labilithrix sp., a single genomic region encodes these proteins:
- the rtcR gene encoding RNA repair transcriptional activator RtcR, which yields MARPANLPTVVIGFFGTTMDSARGPKRWERWRPTLSAVAQPDLLVTRLELLSVNAEPDAEETLIDDIRRVSPETTVNVHHLAIEDAWDFEEVYEELLELARAYPFDPDKERYLVHITTGTHVAQICLFLLTETGFFPGALLQTEPPKKQAVTGGYSVIELDLARYDRIARRFEAERRERSGVLKAGIATANREFNALIDRIERVASTSRAPILLGGPTGVGKTRLARRIHALKHQLGRASATFVEVNCATLRGDQAMSALFGHKKGAFTGAALDRRGLLLAADGGVLFLDEIGELGLDEQAMLLTAIEDRHFTPVGAERQVSSDFQLVAGTNRDLRVDVARGRFREDLLARIDLWHFELPSLRDRREDIAPNVEHELERIARETGRRVLFHEDARQRFLRFATSAAALWRGNFRDLGAALTRMATLAPSGGIRVAEVDDEIARLEASWRRDAGAAASDPRERGLGGAAGDRVVEVLGSERANGLDLFDRAQLAIVLDVCATEPSLSAAGRRLFANSLGQRTSKNDADRLRKYLARFDLDFKSARGEG from the coding sequence ATGGCTCGCCCCGCGAACCTCCCCACCGTCGTGATCGGGTTCTTCGGGACCACGATGGACTCGGCGCGGGGGCCGAAGCGGTGGGAGCGGTGGCGGCCGACGCTCTCGGCGGTCGCGCAGCCGGACCTGCTCGTCACGCGGCTCGAGCTCCTCAGCGTGAACGCGGAGCCCGACGCGGAGGAGACGCTGATCGACGACATCCGGCGCGTGTCGCCCGAGACCACGGTGAACGTGCATCACCTCGCGATCGAGGATGCGTGGGACTTCGAGGAGGTCTACGAGGAGCTCCTCGAGCTCGCGCGCGCGTACCCCTTCGACCCGGACAAGGAGCGGTACCTCGTCCACATCACGACGGGCACGCACGTCGCGCAGATATGCCTGTTCCTCCTGACCGAGACCGGCTTCTTTCCCGGCGCGCTCTTGCAGACGGAGCCGCCGAAGAAGCAGGCGGTCACCGGCGGCTACAGCGTGATCGAGCTGGACCTCGCGCGCTACGACCGCATCGCGCGCCGCTTCGAGGCCGAGCGCCGCGAGCGCTCCGGCGTCCTCAAGGCCGGCATCGCGACCGCGAACCGCGAGTTCAACGCGCTCATCGATCGGATCGAGCGCGTCGCGAGCACGTCGCGCGCGCCGATCCTCCTCGGCGGGCCCACCGGCGTCGGCAAGACGCGGCTCGCGCGGCGCATCCACGCGCTCAAGCACCAGCTCGGACGCGCGAGCGCCACGTTCGTCGAGGTCAACTGCGCGACGCTGCGCGGAGACCAGGCGATGAGCGCGCTCTTCGGCCACAAGAAGGGCGCGTTCACGGGCGCGGCCCTGGACCGGCGCGGGCTCCTCCTCGCGGCGGACGGCGGCGTGCTCTTCCTCGACGAGATCGGCGAGCTCGGGCTCGACGAGCAGGCGATGCTCCTCACCGCGATCGAGGACCGGCATTTCACGCCGGTCGGGGCCGAGCGACAGGTGAGCTCGGACTTCCAGCTCGTCGCGGGGACGAACCGCGATCTCCGCGTCGACGTCGCGCGCGGGCGCTTCCGGGAGGACCTCCTCGCGCGCATCGACCTCTGGCATTTCGAGCTCCCCTCGCTCCGCGACCGGCGCGAGGACATCGCACCCAACGTGGAGCACGAGCTCGAACGCATCGCGCGCGAGACCGGACGCCGCGTGCTCTTCCACGAAGACGCGCGCCAGCGCTTCCTCCGCTTCGCGACGAGCGCCGCCGCGCTATGGCGCGGCAACTTCCGCGACCTCGGCGCCGCGCTGACACGCATGGCCACCCTCGCACCGTCGGGCGGCATCCGCGTCGCCGAGGTCGACGACGAGATCGCCCGCCTCGAAGCGAGCTGGCGCCGCGACGCCGGCGCCGCCGCGAGCGATCCGCGCGAGCGCGGGCTCGGCGGCGCCGCCGGCGACCGTGTCGTCGAGGTGCTCGGAAGTGAACGTGCGAACGGGCTCGATCTCTTCGATCGCGCGCAGCTCGCGATCGTGCTCGACGTCTGCGCGACGGAGCCGAGCCTCTCCGCGGCGGGGCGCCGGCTCTTCGCGAACAGCCTCGGACAGCGGACGAGCAAGAACGACGCGGACCGGCTCCGGAAGTACCTCGCGCGGTTCGACCTCGACTTCAAGTCCGCGCGCGGCGAAGGGTGA
- a CDS encoding RtcB family protein: MNERNYDVMNVGSGLVKMWTRGVPVEDDARRQLLNVAGMPFIHKWVAVMPDVHWGMGATIGSVIPTSKAIIPAAVGVDLGCGMMAVRTTLRAADLPDNLFAVRSAIEAAVPHGRSAGTNDRGAWGDAPAAVTDVWSADLAADFERICAKHPKIAKSNHVAHLGTLGTGNHFIELCLDEADRVWVMLHSGSRGVGNRIGSYFIELAKNEMRTWHVNLPDQDLAYLAEGTSHFDDYVEALDWAQRFARKNRELMMKATIAALGRELRAFDLDAEAVNCHHNYVAKETHFGEDVFVTRKGAVRAGAGELGIIPGSMGTRSYIVRGKGNPDSFCSCSHGAGRAMSRAEAKRRFSLADHASATAGIECRKDEDVIDETPLAYKDIDAVMAAQVDLVEIVHTLRQVVCVKG, encoded by the coding sequence ATGAACGAGCGGAACTACGACGTAATGAATGTGGGCTCCGGCCTGGTGAAGATGTGGACGCGCGGCGTGCCGGTCGAAGACGACGCGCGCCGCCAGCTCCTCAACGTCGCGGGCATGCCGTTCATCCACAAGTGGGTGGCGGTGATGCCGGACGTGCACTGGGGGATGGGCGCGACGATCGGGTCCGTGATCCCGACGTCGAAGGCGATCATCCCGGCGGCGGTCGGCGTCGACCTCGGCTGCGGGATGATGGCGGTGCGCACGACGCTCCGCGCGGCGGACCTGCCGGACAACCTCTTCGCGGTTCGCTCCGCGATCGAGGCGGCGGTCCCGCACGGCCGCTCGGCCGGCACGAACGACCGCGGCGCGTGGGGAGACGCGCCGGCGGCGGTGACGGACGTGTGGTCGGCGGACCTCGCGGCGGACTTCGAGCGCATCTGCGCGAAGCACCCGAAGATCGCGAAGTCGAACCACGTCGCGCACCTCGGGACGCTCGGCACGGGCAACCACTTCATCGAGCTTTGCCTCGACGAGGCGGACCGCGTCTGGGTGATGCTGCACTCCGGATCGCGCGGCGTCGGGAACCGCATCGGCTCGTACTTCATCGAGCTGGCGAAGAACGAGATGCGCACGTGGCACGTGAACCTCCCCGACCAGGACCTCGCGTACCTGGCGGAGGGGACGAGCCACTTCGACGACTACGTCGAGGCGCTCGACTGGGCGCAGCGCTTCGCGCGCAAGAACCGCGAGCTCATGATGAAGGCGACGATCGCCGCGCTCGGGCGTGAGCTCCGCGCGTTCGATCTCGACGCCGAGGCGGTGAACTGCCACCACAACTACGTCGCGAAGGAGACGCACTTCGGTGAGGATGTCTTCGTGACGCGGAAGGGTGCGGTGCGCGCGGGCGCGGGTGAGCTCGGGATCATCCCGGGCTCGATGGGAACGCGCTCGTACATCGTCCGCGGGAAGGGAAACCCCGACTCGTTCTGCTCGTGCTCGCACGGCGCAGGGCGGGCGATGAGCCGCGCGGAGGCGAAGCGCCGCTTCTCCCTCGCGGACCACGCGTCGGCGACGGCGGGGATCGAGTGCCGTAAGGACGAGGACGTCATCGACGAGACGCCGCTCGCGTACAAGGACATCGACGCGGTCATGGCAGCGCAGGTTGACCTCGTCGAAATCGTCCACACGCTGCGGCAGGTCGTTTGTGTGAAGGGTTGA
- the rtcA gene encoding RNA 3'-terminal phosphate cyclase: MSSLRDILNRARWKDAGLHALEIHVLHRGAPGDRRVIGGSRIAAVRSAGIELTPENDESDAVFVPYHRFLAVVGADGAEIWSKTGGLATPRTVAATAADATPPEPAANAGTEVAIDIPVVLREASDASPLVIDGSAGEGGGQMLRTSLALSMATGTPFVLEKIRAGRKKPGLMRQHLTSVKAAALLSGAHVEGAELGSSRIVFRPGAMVSGDHTLDIGSAGSVALVLQTIALPLALSAHPSRVKIRGGTHAQWAPPYPFLEHAWLPLVRRAGARVDIELTAVGFYPAGGGEVILKTQPSEKLAPLHLGDGGVLAPLEAKAIVSHLAEGIARRELTAAAELLASTKLTLTSETVKSAGPGNAMWLVARDEATGVANVFSGIGDVGVRAEDIGKGVAESFLAWRESGTSVEGHLADQVMLPIALAGAGSYTTNELTLHSRTNIEVIRAFTGLRLRAWDLGGSRFRVSLAQ, from the coding sequence ATGTCATCGCTACGCGACATCCTGAATCGAGCACGCTGGAAGGACGCCGGTCTTCACGCGCTCGAGATCCACGTGCTCCACCGGGGCGCGCCGGGCGACCGGCGCGTCATCGGCGGGAGCCGCATCGCAGCGGTGCGCTCGGCCGGCATCGAGCTCACGCCCGAGAACGACGAGAGCGACGCGGTGTTCGTTCCGTACCATCGCTTCCTCGCGGTGGTCGGGGCGGACGGCGCCGAGATCTGGTCGAAGACGGGAGGCCTCGCCACGCCGCGCACGGTCGCGGCGACCGCGGCGGACGCAACGCCGCCCGAGCCCGCCGCGAACGCGGGGACGGAGGTCGCGATCGACATCCCGGTCGTCCTCCGCGAGGCGAGCGACGCGAGCCCGCTCGTCATCGACGGCAGCGCGGGCGAGGGCGGCGGGCAGATGCTTCGCACGTCGCTCGCGCTCTCGATGGCGACGGGCACGCCCTTCGTCCTCGAGAAGATCCGCGCCGGCCGCAAGAAGCCGGGCCTCATGCGGCAGCACCTCACCTCGGTGAAGGCGGCGGCGCTCCTCTCTGGCGCGCACGTCGAAGGCGCCGAGCTCGGGAGCTCCCGCATCGTGTTCCGTCCCGGCGCGATGGTGTCGGGCGATCACACGCTCGACATCGGCAGCGCAGGCTCCGTCGCGCTCGTCCTCCAGACGATCGCGCTTCCCCTCGCGCTCTCCGCGCACCCGAGCCGCGTGAAGATCCGCGGCGGCACGCACGCGCAGTGGGCGCCGCCGTACCCGTTCCTCGAGCACGCGTGGCTCCCGCTCGTTCGTCGCGCGGGCGCGCGCGTCGACATCGAGCTCACCGCGGTGGGCTTCTACCCGGCCGGCGGCGGCGAGGTGATCCTCAAGACGCAGCCCTCCGAGAAGCTCGCGCCGCTCCACCTCGGCGACGGCGGCGTCCTCGCGCCGCTCGAGGCGAAGGCGATCGTGAGTCACCTCGCGGAGGGCATCGCGCGCCGCGAGCTCACCGCGGCGGCGGAGCTCCTCGCGAGCACGAAGCTCACGCTCACGAGCGAGACGGTGAAGAGCGCGGGCCCCGGCAACGCGATGTGGCTCGTCGCGCGCGACGAAGCCACCGGCGTCGCGAACGTGTTCTCCGGCATCGGCGACGTCGGCGTCCGCGCGGAGGACATCGGCAAGGGCGTCGCGGAGTCCTTCCTCGCGTGGCGCGAGAGCGGCACGAGCGTCGAGGGCCACCTCGCCGATCAGGTCATGCTCCCGATCGCCCTCGCGGGCGCCGGCAGCTACACCACGAACGAGCTCACGCTCCACTCCCGCACCAACATCGAGGTCATCCGCGCCTTCACCGGCCTCCGCCTCCGCGCGTGGGATCTCGGAGGCTCCCGCTTCCGCGTGAGCCTCGCTCAATAG
- a CDS encoding dihydrofolate reductase family protein: MGLLTFSINVTLDGCVDHQEGIADDETHAFFTRLMDEGGAMLWGRVTYEMMESYWPAVARGDEEAPPAIREWAVKLEAKPKYVVSSTRKDFPWTNSHHVAGDLRAGVQKLKDATPAGVLLGSGKLATELDRLDLIDEYQLLVHPRIAGHGPTLYQGGLPGTRRLELVSAKPLRSGAVAMHYRRAQ; this comes from the coding sequence ATGGGACTCCTGACCTTCAGCATCAACGTCACTCTGGACGGCTGCGTCGACCATCAGGAGGGGATCGCCGACGACGAGACGCACGCGTTTTTCACCCGCCTCATGGACGAGGGCGGGGCGATGCTGTGGGGCCGCGTCACCTACGAGATGATGGAGAGCTACTGGCCGGCGGTCGCCCGCGGCGACGAGGAGGCGCCGCCGGCGATCCGCGAGTGGGCGGTCAAGCTGGAGGCCAAGCCGAAGTACGTGGTGTCGTCGACGCGAAAGGACTTCCCGTGGACCAACAGCCACCACGTCGCCGGCGACCTGCGCGCGGGCGTGCAGAAGCTCAAGGACGCGACCCCGGCCGGCGTGCTCCTCGGTAGCGGCAAGCTCGCGACCGAGCTGGACCGGCTGGATCTGATCGACGAGTACCAGCTCCTCGTCCACCCCAGGATCGCCGGCCACGGCCCGACCCTGTACCAGGGCGGGCTGCCCGGCACGCGACGGCTCGAGCTGGTCTCGGCGAAGCCGCTCCGCAGCGGCGCGGTCGCCATGCACTACCGGCGCGCTCAATAG
- a CDS encoding sterol desaturase family protein yields the protein MLDYPEPTVYATPFFIATVAIEAALLARWKRDGRDVVGYEKRDTWASLGMGIGSLVTVTAINAGIFFLATWLWRHRLLDLGTGALGWLVAVVGWDFLYYWHHRVEHESRFLWASHVNHHSSRHFNLSTALRQPWTPWTGLLFFPPLAFFGVAPWMIMVSAGINLIYQYWIHTEAIGRMPRWFEAVFNTPSHHRVHHGSNPEYLDKNYAGILIVWDRLFGTFTPEDARVIYGLTKNIETFNPFRIAFHEYAAIARDVRAARTWRRRAGIVVRGPGWKPSDDVT from the coding sequence ATGCTCGATTATCCGGAGCCCACCGTCTACGCGACGCCCTTCTTCATCGCGACGGTCGCGATCGAAGCGGCGCTCCTCGCGCGCTGGAAGCGGGACGGTCGCGACGTCGTCGGCTACGAGAAGCGCGACACGTGGGCGAGCCTCGGCATGGGGATCGGCTCGCTCGTCACGGTGACCGCGATCAACGCCGGCATCTTCTTCCTCGCGACGTGGCTCTGGAGGCACCGCCTCCTCGACCTCGGCACCGGCGCGCTGGGCTGGCTCGTCGCCGTCGTCGGCTGGGACTTTCTTTATTACTGGCATCACCGCGTGGAGCACGAGAGCCGCTTTTTGTGGGCGAGCCACGTGAACCACCACTCGAGCCGCCATTTCAACCTCTCCACCGCGCTGCGCCAGCCCTGGACGCCGTGGACCGGCCTCCTCTTCTTCCCTCCCCTCGCCTTCTTCGGCGTGGCGCCGTGGATGATCATGGTCTCGGCCGGCATCAACCTCATTTACCAATATTGGATCCACACCGAGGCGATCGGCCGAATGCCGCGCTGGTTCGAGGCGGTCTTCAATACCCCGTCCCATCACCGCGTCCATCACGGCTCGAATCCCGAATATCTCGACAAGAACTACGCCGGAATCCTGATCGTCTGGGACCGGCTCTTCGGGACCTTCACGCCCGAAGACGCGCGCGTCATTTACGGACTCACGAAGAACATCGAGACGTTCAACCCATTCCGCATCGCGTTTCACGAATACGCGGCCATCGCGCGCGACGTCCGGGCGGCGCGCACGTGGCGGCGCCGCGCCGGCATCGTCGTACGCGGCCCCGGCTGGAAGCCGAGCGACGACGTCACTTGA
- a CDS encoding adenylate/guanylate cyclase domain-containing protein, which translates to MYDDRDLKGSEVRLWKMIEERARPGADVERIDERIWDLFGEERAIVFTDLSGFSRKVAEFGIVHFLQIIFEQKRLLLPIAARNDGILIKVEADSFLIVFKRAAAAVRAAIDMQRACQRHNEGLLPEERVLLCVGIGYGHILRIGDSDVYGQEVNAASKLGEDTAKANEILVTAAVKNAVELEGIRFEKLDLSVPGSEDNYRLVYDTK; encoded by the coding sequence ATGTACGACGATCGCGATCTGAAAGGATCCGAGGTCCGCCTCTGGAAGATGATCGAGGAGCGCGCGCGTCCGGGCGCCGACGTCGAGCGGATCGACGAGCGCATCTGGGACCTCTTCGGCGAGGAGCGGGCGATCGTCTTCACGGACCTCTCCGGCTTCAGCCGCAAGGTCGCCGAGTTCGGGATCGTCCATTTCCTCCAGATCATCTTCGAGCAGAAGCGCCTCCTCCTCCCGATCGCCGCGCGGAACGACGGAATCCTGATCAAGGTCGAAGCCGACAGCTTCCTCATCGTCTTCAAGCGCGCCGCGGCCGCGGTCCGCGCCGCGATCGACATGCAGCGCGCCTGCCAGCGCCACAACGAGGGGCTGCTCCCCGAAGAGCGGGTGCTCCTCTGCGTGGGGATCGGCTACGGCCACATCCTCCGCATCGGCGACAGCGACGTGTACGGCCAGGAGGTCAACGCCGCCTCGAAGCTCGGCGAGGACACGGCCAAGGCGAACGAGATCCTCGTCACGGCCGCGGTCAAGAACGCCGTCGAGCTCGAGGGAATACGGTTCGAGAAGCTCGACCTCTCGGTCCCCGGCTCGGAAGACAACTACCGCCTCGTCTACGATACGAAGTAG
- a CDS encoding pyridoxamine 5'-phosphate oxidase family protein — translation MTPAARSLDLVRSAQCATLATLARDPAGYPFGSLVAVAADARGRPLLLLSKLAEHTQNLLARAEASLLFCSEVPAGDDPLAAGRVTVLGRCEPVPAAERDDTRALFLARHPNATAYVDFADFAFYRLEPEALRWVGGFGRMTWVTADDYRAAAAAPSP, via the coding sequence ATGACGCCCGCCGCGCGCTCGCTCGATCTCGTCCGCTCCGCGCAGTGCGCGACGCTCGCCACCCTCGCGCGCGATCCGGCGGGGTACCCGTTCGGATCGCTCGTCGCCGTCGCGGCCGACGCGCGAGGACGCCCGCTCCTCCTCCTCTCGAAGCTCGCCGAGCACACGCAGAACCTCCTCGCGCGCGCGGAGGCCTCGCTCCTCTTCTGCTCGGAGGTCCCCGCCGGTGACGATCCGCTCGCGGCCGGACGCGTCACGGTCCTCGGCCGCTGCGAGCCCGTCCCCGCCGCCGAGCGCGACGACACCCGCGCGCTCTTCCTCGCCCGCCATCCGAACGCGACGGCGTACGTGGACTTCGCGGACTTCGCGTTCTACCGCCTCGAGCCGGAGGCGCTGCGCTGGGTCGGCGGCTTCGGCCGCATGACGTGGGTGACCGCGGACGACTATCGCGCCGCCGCCGCGGCGCCGTCACCGTAG
- the yedA gene encoding drug/metabolite exporter YedA: MLALALFAVYVVWGSTYLAMRIAIETVPPFLMAGPRFLLAGSAMYAFLRLRGMKAPTRAEWGAAAKVGVLLLTFGNGAVAVAEQSVSSGVAAVIVASMPLWAAVFGRLFGDAQGRREWIGLALGFAGVVILNLGGDLAFDRRGLVCLLAPITWAFGSVWGKRLPLPRGGMATAAQMICGGAAMIVLAIVTGERFTQVPSLRSLGAIAYLALFGSIVAFTAYTWLLRHARPALATSYAYVNPLVAVLLGRFVGGEPLGLTVLAAAGVSIAGVALIARRNS; this comes from the coding sequence ATGCTCGCGCTTGCGCTGTTCGCGGTCTACGTCGTATGGGGCTCGACGTACCTCGCGATGCGGATCGCGATCGAGACCGTGCCGCCGTTCCTCATGGCCGGCCCGCGCTTCCTCCTCGCCGGCTCCGCGATGTACGCGTTCCTCCGCCTGCGCGGGATGAAGGCGCCGACGCGCGCGGAGTGGGGCGCCGCGGCGAAGGTCGGCGTGCTCCTCCTCACGTTCGGGAACGGCGCGGTCGCCGTCGCGGAGCAGTCGGTCTCCTCGGGCGTCGCGGCGGTCATCGTCGCCTCGATGCCGCTCTGGGCGGCCGTGTTCGGGCGGCTCTTCGGCGACGCGCAAGGCCGCCGCGAGTGGATCGGCCTCGCGCTCGGCTTCGCCGGCGTCGTCATCTTGAACCTCGGCGGCGATCTCGCATTCGATCGCCGCGGCCTCGTCTGCCTCCTCGCGCCGATCACGTGGGCGTTCGGCTCGGTCTGGGGCAAGCGCCTGCCGCTCCCGCGAGGCGGGATGGCGACGGCGGCGCAGATGATCTGCGGCGGCGCGGCGATGATCGTGCTCGCGATCGTCACGGGGGAGCGGTTCACGCAGGTGCCTTCGTTGCGCTCGCTCGGCGCGATCGCGTACCTCGCGCTCTTCGGATCGATCGTCGCGTTCACGGCCTATACCTGGCTCCTCCGCCACGCGCGCCCCGCGCTCGCGACGTCGTATGCCTACGTGAACCCGCTCGTGGCGGTGCTCCTCGGGCGCTTCGTCGGCGGCGAGCCGCTCGGCCTCACCGTCCTCGCCGCCGCCGGCGTCAGCATCGCGGGCGTCGCGCTGATCGCCCGGCGCAATTCATAA
- a CDS encoding M23 family metallopeptidase produces MKNWLLLLLVCLTVLAPIGCAVPLEEEEEEQGSTESSIVSAAGGACPTDGRMSQGFKKGHDGVDLANAKGTPIFAVAAGVVTASGPAQGYGQWIRIKHDDGSMTEYGHMYRRDVKVGVRVKAGQRIALMGSEGRSTGPHLHLRTYRSANKTGSGNGISPTEYLKARGVSLPCKPSGATLTDDDVAPPGAKDDGADGDDENDGVTVDVWKTTDVRASAETDADVIGKATAKKSYPAVCWTTGDTVSSNGYEHDRWVKIDADGAVGFVSGIFLKGDQTGNITTECP; encoded by the coding sequence ATGAAGAACTGGCTCCTTCTGCTGCTCGTCTGCCTCACCGTCCTCGCGCCGATCGGCTGTGCTGTACCGCTCGAAGAAGAGGAGGAGGAGCAAGGCTCGACCGAGAGCAGCATCGTCTCCGCGGCCGGCGGCGCGTGCCCGACCGACGGGCGCATGTCGCAGGGCTTCAAGAAGGGTCACGACGGCGTCGATCTCGCGAACGCGAAGGGGACGCCGATCTTCGCGGTCGCGGCCGGCGTGGTCACGGCGTCGGGTCCGGCGCAGGGTTATGGCCAGTGGATCCGCATCAAGCACGACGACGGCAGCATGACGGAGTACGGCCACATGTACCGGCGCGACGTGAAGGTCGGCGTTCGCGTGAAGGCGGGGCAGCGCATCGCGCTCATGGGGTCCGAGGGTCGTTCGACGGGTCCGCATCTCCATCTCCGCACGTACCGCAGCGCCAACAAGACGGGCTCCGGCAACGGCATCAGCCCGACCGAGTACCTCAAGGCGCGCGGCGTCTCGTTGCCTTGCAAGCCGAGCGGCGCGACGCTCACGGACGACGACGTCGCCCCGCCGGGCGCAAAGGACGACGGCGCCGACGGCGACGACGAGAACGACGGCGTCACGGTCGACGTCTGGAAGACGACCGACGTCCGCGCCTCGGCAGAGACGGACGCAGACGTCATCGGCAAAGCGACGGCGAAGAAGAGCTACCCGGCGGTCTGCTGGACGACCGGCGACACGGTCTCCTCGAACGGCTACGAGCACGACCGCTGGGTAAAGATCGACGCCGACGGCGCCGTCGGCTTCGTGAGCGGCATCTTCTTGAAGGGCGATCAAACGGGCAACATCACGACGGAGTGCCCCTAG
- the bla gene encoding class A beta-lactamase, with translation MLATCTRRRLLAGAVALLASAGCAPAARGGACAPRREPIGRGRAVAAGATMPRRAEEHVASSAIASSAIASGAIAEVERRVGGRVGVFAIDTASGRAIAHRDDERFAMCSTFKWVLAALMLERVDRGALDLGERLAYGDGELLEHSPVTREHVRDGGMSVEALAEAAVTVSDNAAANLLLARLGGPAALTSFARAHGDEVTRLDRTEPSLNENAPGDPRDTTSPRAMAGLMRALLCGEALTTTSRERLLGWLRASTTGKDRLRAGFPADWSAAAGDKTGTGPRGATNDVAIVSPPGRAPILVTAYLSDGHADATALADIGRIAATHFA, from the coding sequence ATGCTTGCAACATGCACGCGACGGCGGCTCCTTGCGGGTGCGGTTGCCCTTCTTGCTTCGGCTGGCTGCGCGCCGGCCGCGCGGGGAGGGGCGTGCGCGCCGCGGCGTGAGCCGATCGGGCGCGGAAGGGCTGTCGCGGCGGGCGCGACGATGCCGCGACGAGCGGAGGAGCACGTCGCGAGCAGCGCGATCGCGAGCAGCGCGATCGCGAGCGGCGCGATCGCGGAGGTGGAGCGGCGGGTCGGTGGGCGGGTTGGGGTGTTCGCGATCGATACTGCGAGCGGGCGCGCGATCGCGCATCGGGACGATGAGCGGTTCGCGATGTGCTCGACGTTCAAGTGGGTGCTCGCGGCGCTGATGCTCGAGCGCGTCGATCGAGGTGCGCTCGACCTCGGCGAGCGCCTCGCTTACGGCGATGGCGAGCTGCTCGAGCACTCGCCGGTGACGCGGGAGCATGTCCGCGACGGAGGCATGAGCGTCGAGGCCCTCGCGGAGGCGGCGGTCACGGTGAGCGACAACGCCGCCGCGAACCTCCTGCTCGCGCGGCTCGGCGGCCCCGCCGCGCTCACGAGCTTCGCGCGCGCGCACGGCGACGAGGTCACGCGGCTCGATCGCACGGAGCCCTCCTTGAACGAGAACGCGCCGGGCGATCCGCGCGACACGACCTCGCCCCGCGCGATGGCGGGGCTCATGCGCGCGCTCCTCTGCGGCGAGGCGCTCACGACCACGAGCCGCGAGCGACTGCTCGGCTGGCTCCGCGCATCGACGACAGGCAAAGACCGCCTCCGCGCCGGCTTCCCCGCCGACTGGAGCGCGGCCGCCGGCGACAAGACCGGGACCGGCCCCCGCGGCGCGACGAACGACGTCGCGATCGTATCGCCGCCGGGACGCGCACCGATCCTCGTCACCGCCTACCTCAGCGACGGCCACGCGGACGCCACCGCGCTCGCCGACATCGGCCGCATCGCCGCCACGCACTTCGCGTAG
- a CDS encoding site-specific integrase → MGKLCDQMIEDLQLRDYARKTCRSYVDCARAFVAYHRKPPQQMGELEVREFLMHLVEKRKVSPAHRKMHVAAIKFLYQVTLRRPDVVARIPWPKVPQGVPEILSGSEVAALLDAVESVKHRAVIMTAYGAGLRISEVCGLRVEDIDSKRMTIRVRHGKGNQARYVPLPERVLFLLRRYWAVERPTKPWLFGGAQAGCPLSQASVRYHLDAAAKKTGVAKRVKPHILRHTFATHLLELGTDIRVIQMLLGHRSIRTTVRYTRVTSRVLAKTKSPADVLGTPKQKMIG, encoded by the coding sequence ATGGGAAAGCTGTGTGACCAGATGATCGAGGACCTTCAGCTTCGCGACTACGCGCGGAAAACGTGCAGGTCGTACGTGGACTGCGCGCGGGCGTTCGTAGCGTACCACCGCAAGCCGCCGCAGCAGATGGGCGAGCTCGAGGTCCGCGAGTTCCTGATGCACCTCGTCGAGAAGAGGAAGGTGAGCCCGGCCCACCGGAAGATGCACGTCGCCGCGATCAAGTTCCTCTACCAGGTCACGTTGCGGCGGCCGGATGTCGTCGCCAGGATCCCGTGGCCGAAGGTGCCGCAGGGCGTACCCGAGATCCTGAGCGGCAGCGAGGTCGCGGCGCTCCTCGACGCCGTCGAGTCGGTCAAGCACCGCGCCGTCATCATGACCGCGTACGGCGCCGGGCTCCGGATCAGCGAGGTCTGCGGGCTGCGCGTCGAGGACATCGACAGCAAGCGGATGACGATCCGAGTCCGCCACGGGAAAGGGAACCAGGCGCGGTACGTCCCGCTGCCCGAGCGGGTGCTCTTCCTTCTGCGGCGATACTGGGCTGTCGAGCGCCCGACGAAACCGTGGCTCTTCGGTGGCGCCCAGGCCGGCTGTCCGTTGTCGCAGGCGTCGGTGCGGTATCACCTCGACGCGGCGGCCAAGAAGACGGGCGTCGCCAAGCGCGTGAAGCCGCACATCCTCCGGCACACGTTCGCGACCCACCTCCTCGAGCTCGGTACGGACATCCGCGTGATCCAGATGCTCCTCGGGCATCGCTCGATCCGGACGACCGTCCGCTACACGCGCGTCACGAGCCGCGTGCTCGCCAAGACGAAGAGCCCAGCCGACGTCCTCGGCACGCCGAAGCAGAAGATGATCGGCTAA